The Bradyrhizobium oligotrophicum S58 genome contains the following window.
GCCGGAAGGCGTCATCCATGCCGACCTGTTTCCGGACAACGTGTTCTTCCTCGGCGACAAGCTCTCGGGACTGATCGACTTCCCGTTTTCCTGCAACGACATCCTGGCCTACGACGTCGCCATCTGCCTCAATGCCTGGTGCTTCGAGGTCGATCATTCGCTGAACGTCACCAAGGCGCGCGCCTTCTTCAACGCCTATGGCCGCGCGCGGCCGCTGTCGGACGCCGAGCTGGAGGCCCTGCCATTGCTGGCGCGCGGCGCCGCGATCCGCTTTTTGCTGACGCGGCTGGTGGACTGGCTCAACGTGCCGGCGGGCGCGCTGGTGAAGCCGAAGGACCCGCTCGAATATGTCCGCAAGCTGCGCTTCCATCAGAACGTCGCCAGTGTGCGCGATTATGGCATCGGCGGAGCCGGGGCGTGAGTGAGCATCCGGTCGTCAGCATCTACACCGACGGCGCCTGCTCGGGGAATCCCGGTCCGGGCGGCTGGGGCGCGATCCTCCGCTTCGGCGACAAGGAAAAAGAGCTCAAGGGCGGCGAGCCGCACACGACCAACAACCGCATGGAGTTGATGGCCGCGATCTCGGCGCTGGAAGCGCTGAAGAAGTCGTGCCAGGTCGAGCTCTACACCGACAGCCAGTATGTGCGGCAGGGCATCACCAGCTGGATCCACGGCTGGAAGCGCAATGGCTGGAAGACCGCGGACAAGAAGCCGGTCAAGAATGCCGAGCTGTGGCAGCGGCTCGACGCGGCGCTGAAGCCGCACAAGGTCAACTGGCACTGGGTCAAGGGCCATGCGGGGCACGCCGAGAACGAGCGTGCCGACCAGCTCGCGCGTGATGGCGTCGCCATGGCGCGGATGCAGAAGAACGTGCGGCAGTAGCGCACACCTCGCCGGCTCTCGCGGCTGGGATTCAGGCCGTCTGTATGAAGTCGATGTGACGCGCCGTGCTGCACGGCTCTTGGGGAGCCCGCCGGGAATCTCGGGTGTTGCAATTCTCGCTTGTTCTCGGCGGTGCAAGACGGCGACGCCGGCGACCCGTTTTTCCTCAGCATCGACTACAGCACCAACCGATCGCCGCAGCGGTATCTCGGTCCCGTCCGCCATGCGGCAGGTCGGCTGTTTGTCTCGCTTGATGGCAATGTGAGATAGTTGTATTTTCTTTTTTATACAATCTTATTAGTCGGCAGATTTCATCAATTCAGAGCACCAAGCCATGAAATTGTATCTGTTCGATATGGGCTCGAAGATTTACGGCGATTGCCTGCTGGCCGTAGAGAATGACCGCACGATCCTGATTGATGGAGCTCATCCCGGGGATTGGAAGAGCAGCGGCGCGACGCCGTCGATCCCGGAGCAGCTCGGCAAGGTCTTGGGCAGCCCGCCCTTCAACATCGATCTGCTGGTCGTCACTCATTGTCATTCCGATCACATCGGTTGTCTCCCGAAATTGGTCGAAGATGAAACCGTCACCTTCAAGCGTGCGCTGGTGGCAGACGAGTCGCTTGGTTTTCCGACCGACGGCGAGGATGCCGCGATGGATGCGACCACCGCAAAGGTCGTCGCGGCGATCGTCGAAGAGCCGCAGCCGCATCTTCAGGGCGCTGCACTCGACGAGTTCCTCGCCGACGCGGTGAAGCTTCCCGATGCCTATGCGAAGATGCTTGCGAAGCTCGAGGACGACGGCACCAAGATCGTTCGCTATCGCGGGCCCGGCGCCAAGACCAGGCAATTGGAAAAGGAGTTCGAGGATTTCGGTCTCAAGATCATTGGTCCGACCGCCGAGCATCTGAAGATCTGCCGGGACGCCCTGATGGGTGTGAAGCGCGCGGCCCGGCGCGCGACGGACAGTCTGCGGCGAAAGGATGCTGCGGTCGATGCCGGCACGATCTATCGGACGTTGCTGGAGGGGTCAGACCGCGGGGCCGACGCGGCGGCGGACGAACTGGCAGAATTCCTGGACCGCGCGGGCCGCGGTGCCGCGCTGAACGACCAGAGCATCGTGCTGGCGCTCGGCTCCCAGGCAGAACGGTGCCTGCTCACCGGGGACATGCAGCTTGCCGTCCCGGAGGTTGCGGGCCTCGACGTGCCGATGCACCAGCTGCTCGAGGCGATCGAAGCCGGCGGCCCCTATCGCTTTGCCAAGCTGCCGCATCATGCGTCGTACAACGGCTTCGACGAAATTGTTCTCGACGCGCTGAAGGCGACCGAGGCCTTCGGAATTTCGACCGGCAGGGGCGATCCCAACCATCCCGATGGCGACGTCCTGAAGCTTCTGAAGCAGGTCTCCGATCGATATCACTGGGCCAGGACCGACCTGAACGGACGCATCCAGATCTCCTTCAGCGACGCCGGCATCGCGATCGGGGCGGACAGGGGACAGCTCAACGACGCCGCTCCGAACAGTGCCGATGTGGTGCCGGAGGAGAATCCGGAGGGTGCTGCGCCCGCGGCGCCGCCGCAGCTTCCACAGCTGGCGCCTCAACGTCCCCTGCCTCCGGGGGCGGGTGCCGGTGCTGCAGGCGAGCCGCCGCCTGGCGGCGTGGAGAAGCTGATCCGGCGGTCGACGTCTGATATCGTCGAGGTGATCGCTCGAATTCCGCACGCGAAGACGAAGGTCACGATCACCATCGAAGTCGATCCGGCAGTGGTCGAGGCTGCGCCGCCGCGCGTGGAGCCTCGCG
Protein-coding sequences here:
- the rnhA gene encoding ribonuclease HI, whose protein sequence is MSEHPVVSIYTDGACSGNPGPGGWGAILRFGDKEKELKGGEPHTTNNRMELMAAISALEALKKSCQVELYTDSQYVRQGITSWIHGWKRNGWKTADKKPVKNAELWQRLDAALKPHKVNWHWVKGHAGHAENERADQLARDGVAMARMQKNVRQ
- a CDS encoding MBL fold metallo-hydrolase, whose translation is MKLYLFDMGSKIYGDCLLAVENDRTILIDGAHPGDWKSSGATPSIPEQLGKVLGSPPFNIDLLVVTHCHSDHIGCLPKLVEDETVTFKRALVADESLGFPTDGEDAAMDATTAKVVAAIVEEPQPHLQGAALDEFLADAVKLPDAYAKMLAKLEDDGTKIVRYRGPGAKTRQLEKEFEDFGLKIIGPTAEHLKICRDALMGVKRAARRATDSLRRKDAAVDAGTIYRTLLEGSDRGADAAADELAEFLDRAGRGAALNDQSIVLALGSQAERCLLTGDMQLAVPEVAGLDVPMHQLLEAIEAGGPYRFAKLPHHASYNGFDEIVLDALKATEAFGISTGRGDPNHPDGDVLKLLKQVSDRYHWARTDLNGRIQISFSDAGIAIGADRGQLNDAAPNSADVVPEENPEGAAPAAPPQLPQLAPQRPLPPGAGAGAAGEPPPGGVEKLIRRSTSDIVEVIARIPHAKTKVTITIEVDPAVVEAAPPRVEPRDTPAPQLRQLPSLLMVTHSERLAFNIGKSEAADILAALKGQQVIVDLARERSAYEAIRREARNASFAGVVIIGGYDVVPSERYDTLPPSLRTSIGASAQNDPDNFIVWSDQGYGDLDGDGLADVPVSRIPDGRTARLVQTALRSSPPTPTADRFGLRNFARPFADGIYSALAGQEAMLTSQAISSADVAAQRLSARLIYLMLHGSDTDGSCFWGETQGGMLEAMTVKNVPEQCGAVVFSGCCWGALTVRTRASVYRTGDPVQVVTPEQSIALSFLAAGASAFVGCTGAHYSPIEGDLNYFGAPMHSAFWKHIAAGRKPAEALFQAKIDYIKGMPHGRSKIEEVAIENKILRQFTCLGLGW